From one Spartinivicinus poritis genomic stretch:
- a CDS encoding peroxiredoxin, translating to MPLQIGDQVPDFTAETTEGAINFHEWIGDSWVMLFSHPKDFTPVCTTELGYMAKMKPEFEKRNCKVIGLSIDSVQDHHEWAKDIEETQGHALNYPLIGDTDLNVAKLFSMIHPNASGKAKERSAADNATVRSVFIIGPDKAIKLMITYPMSTGRNFDEVLRVLDSVQLTAKHKVATPVNWKQGEDVIIVPAVSDDEAKKQFPNGWKAPKPYIRLVPQPQ from the coding sequence ATGCCATTACAGATTGGTGATCAAGTACCAGACTTTACTGCTGAAACGACTGAAGGGGCTATTAACTTTCATGAGTGGATAGGCGACAGCTGGGTTATGCTGTTTTCACACCCAAAAGATTTCACTCCAGTGTGTACTACCGAACTTGGCTACATGGCCAAAATGAAGCCAGAGTTTGAAAAGCGCAACTGTAAGGTTATTGGCCTTAGCATTGACTCTGTTCAAGATCATCATGAATGGGCAAAAGATATTGAAGAAACACAAGGCCACGCTCTCAATTACCCTTTAATTGGCGATACTGACCTAAATGTGGCTAAACTATTTAGCATGATTCACCCCAATGCGAGTGGCAAAGCAAAAGAACGCTCTGCAGCAGATAATGCAACTGTTAGATCAGTATTTATTATCGGGCCAGACAAAGCTATCAAGCTAATGATCACTTATCCTATGAGTACCGGACGTAATTTTGATGAAGTACTACGAGTGTTAGATTCAGTACAACTAACAGCCAAGCATAAAGTGGCAACGCCAGTTAACTGGAAGCAGGGAGAAGATGTCATTATTGTGCCTGCTGTATCAGATGATGAAGCTAAAAAACAGTTTCCAAATGGCTGGAAGGCACCAAAGCCTTATATTCGCTTAGTACCGCAGCCACAGTAA